A genomic segment from Brevundimonas mediterranea encodes:
- a CDS encoding acetyl-CoA carboxylase biotin carboxylase subunit → MFSKILIANRGEIAVRIIKTCRRMGIKTVQVYSEADAGSLAVEMADEAVLIGPAPAAQSYLLADKIVEAVRQTGAQAVHPGFGFLSENAGFARRLRDEGIAFIGPNPEAIEAMGDKISSKKLAAEAGVSTVPGHMGLIETPDEAVKIANQIGYPIMIKASAGGGGKGIRVAHSDADMAEGFAAVKAEALNAFGDDRVFLEKFIIDPRHIEIQVLGDKHGHVVHLFERECSIQRRNQKVIEEAPSPLLDEATRAAMGAQAVALARAVNYDSAGTVEFVAGQDKSFYFLEMNTRLQVEHPVTELITGVDLVEQMIRSAWGEKLAFEQKDLSINGWAIESRIYAEDPYRGFLPSIGRLVRYEQPEEGDQGDYTVRNDSGVREGDEISMFYDPMIAKLCAWGETREDAVTGMARALEDIHLSGLGHNVPFLAAVMDQDRFKSGELSTSYIKDEFPDGFHGLRPTVEQERILIASALAMHEVIAEQDGDPSDRTDWIVMIDKTPHGVGLSYDEDEEMILTLTGGGDIRLSDIDWRPGLAQFKAELDGEPFTAEVKRVADGFDIRHRAVRARVRVLRPHVAELYARLPEKAVADTSKMVLSPMPGLVVSIPVVVGQEVKTGETVAIIEAMKMQNILKAERDGVVKAVGAKDGDSVAADDVLVEFG, encoded by the coding sequence ATGTTCTCTAAAATCCTCATCGCCAACCGGGGCGAGATCGCGGTTCGGATCATCAAGACCTGCCGCCGCATGGGCATCAAGACCGTGCAGGTCTATTCGGAGGCCGACGCCGGGTCGTTGGCGGTCGAGATGGCCGATGAGGCGGTGCTGATCGGGCCGGCGCCGGCGGCGCAGTCCTATTTGCTGGCGGATAAGATCGTCGAGGCGGTGCGCCAGACGGGGGCGCAGGCCGTGCATCCGGGCTTTGGGTTCCTGAGCGAGAACGCCGGGTTCGCGCGGCGGCTGAGGGACGAAGGGATCGCCTTCATCGGCCCGAACCCCGAGGCCATCGAGGCCATGGGCGACAAGATCAGCTCCAAGAAGCTGGCGGCCGAGGCGGGGGTCTCGACCGTGCCGGGGCATATGGGGCTGATCGAGACGCCGGACGAGGCGGTCAAGATCGCCAACCAGATCGGCTATCCGATCATGATCAAGGCCAGCGCCGGCGGCGGGGGCAAGGGGATCCGCGTGGCCCATTCGGACGCCGACATGGCCGAGGGGTTTGCGGCGGTGAAGGCCGAGGCGCTGAACGCCTTTGGCGACGACCGGGTCTTCCTAGAGAAGTTCATCATCGACCCGCGCCACATCGAGATCCAGGTGCTGGGCGACAAGCACGGCCATGTGGTCCACCTGTTCGAGCGCGAATGTTCGATCCAGCGCCGCAATCAGAAGGTCATCGAGGAGGCGCCCTCGCCCCTGCTCGACGAGGCCACCCGCGCCGCCATGGGGGCCCAGGCCGTCGCCCTGGCCCGGGCGGTGAACTATGACAGCGCCGGCACGGTCGAGTTCGTGGCCGGTCAGGACAAGAGCTTCTACTTCCTGGAGATGAACACCCGGCTGCAGGTCGAGCATCCGGTGACGGAGCTGATCACCGGGGTCGATCTGGTCGAACAGATGATCCGTTCGGCCTGGGGTGAAAAACTGGCCTTCGAGCAGAAGGATCTGTCGATCAACGGCTGGGCCATCGAGAGCCGGATCTATGCCGAGGACCCGTATCGCGGCTTCCTGCCGTCCATCGGGCGGCTGGTCCGCTACGAGCAGCCGGAAGAGGGCGATCAGGGGGATTATACGGTCAGGAACGATTCCGGCGTCCGCGAGGGCGACGAGATCAGCATGTTCTACGATCCGATGATCGCCAAGCTGTGCGCCTGGGGCGAGACGCGCGAGGACGCGGTGACGGGCATGGCCCGGGCGCTGGAGGACATCCATCTGTCGGGCCTGGGGCATAATGTGCCCTTCCTGGCGGCGGTGATGGACCAGGACCGGTTCAAGTCGGGCGAACTGTCGACCAGCTATATCAAGGACGAATTCCCGGACGGCTTCCACGGCCTGCGGCCGACGGTGGAGCAGGAGCGGATCCTGATCGCCTCGGCCCTGGCCATGCACGAGGTGATCGCCGAACAGGACGGCGATCCGTCGGACCGCACCGACTGGATCGTGATGATCGACAAGACCCCGCACGGCGTCGGCCTGTCCTATGACGAGGACGAGGAGATGATCCTGACCCTGACGGGCGGGGGCGACATCCGCCTGTCGGACATCGACTGGCGGCCCGGCCTGGCCCAGTTCAAGGCCGAGCTGGACGGCGAGCCCTTCACCGCCGAGGTCAAGCGCGTCGCCGACGGCTTCGACATCCGCCACCGGGCGGTGCGGGCGCGGGTGCGGGTGCTGCGGCCGCATGTCGCCGAACTGTATGCGCGCCTGCCGGAGAAGGCGGTGGCGGACACCTCGAAGATGGTGCTGTCGCCGATGCCGGGGCTGGTGGTGTCGATCCCGGTCGTCGTCGGCCAGGAGGTCAAGACCGGCGAGACGGTGGCCATCATCGAGGCCATGAAGATGCAGAACATCCTGAAGGCCGAGCGCGACGGGGTGGTGAAGGCCGTGGGGGCCAAGGACGGGGATTCGGTGGCGGCGGATGACGTGCTGGTGGAGTTCGGGTGA
- the scpA gene encoding methylmalonyl-CoA mutase: MSFPDFSKIALNLDATGQGPTRDPWLTPEGLTVETAYGAEALAGLEHQDGLPGFAPFVRGPYPTMYAGNPWTIRQYAGFSTAEESNAFYRRNLAAGQKGLSIAFDLATHRGYDSDHPRVKGDVGMAGVAIDSIYDMRTLFDGIPLDQMSVSMTMNGAVLPILALYVVAAEEQGVPHAALTGTIQNDILKEFMVRNTYIYPPEPSMRIIADIFAWTAQETPKFNSISISGYHMQEAGASADIELAYTLADGIEYLRAGVAAGMPIDRFAPRLSFFWAIGMNYFMEVAKMRAGRLLWAEAVRKEGGVDPKSLSLRAHCQTSGWSLAAQDVFNNVPRTMVEAMAAAGGQTQSLHTNALDEALALPTDFSARIARNTQILLQSETGLTKVIDPWGGSFYVERLTHELAERARAHMAEVEALGGMAKAIEAGIPKLRIEESAAKTQARIDTGQQTVVGVNKYLNPVVDDIPMLKVDNAAVLAAQIDKLKRLRAERDQAATDAALEALTNGARGSANLLELAVQAARAKATVGEISDALEAAFGRHVATVQTVSGVYAKEAGADPRFARAREMVATFVENDGGPPRILIAKLGQDGHDRGQKVVATGYGDLGFDVTAGALFQTPSEAAKDAVEKGVHAVGASSLAAGHLTLVPELKAELEKLGRPDIMIVVGGVIPPSDVQPLLDMGAAAVYLPGSAIADTAVDLIEKLNQRLGYAQPAPKETA; the protein is encoded by the coding sequence ATGAGTTTCCCCGACTTCAGCAAGATCGCCCTGAACCTCGACGCGACCGGGCAGGGGCCGACGCGCGACCCGTGGCTGACGCCCGAGGGCCTGACGGTCGAGACCGCATACGGCGCCGAGGCGCTGGCGGGGCTGGAGCATCAGGACGGCCTGCCGGGCTTCGCGCCCTTCGTGCGCGGGCCCTATCCGACCATGTATGCGGGCAATCCCTGGACGATCCGCCAATACGCCGGCTTCTCGACCGCCGAGGAATCCAACGCCTTCTATCGTCGCAATCTGGCGGCGGGGCAGAAGGGGCTGAGCATCGCCTTCGATCTGGCGACGCACCGGGGCTACGACAGCGACCACCCGCGGGTGAAGGGCGACGTCGGCATGGCGGGGGTGGCCATCGACAGCATCTATGACATGCGGACCCTGTTCGACGGGATCCCGCTGGACCAGATGTCGGTGTCGATGACGATGAACGGGGCGGTGCTGCCGATCCTGGCCCTCTATGTCGTCGCAGCGGAAGAACAGGGCGTGCCGCACGCGGCCCTGACCGGGACCATTCAGAACGACATTCTGAAGGAGTTCATGGTTCGGAACACCTACATCTACCCGCCCGAACCCTCGATGCGGATCATCGCCGACATCTTCGCCTGGACGGCGCAGGAGACGCCGAAGTTCAACAGCATCTCCATCAGCGGCTATCATATGCAGGAGGCCGGGGCCTCGGCGGATATCGAGCTGGCCTATACGCTGGCGGACGGGATCGAATATCTGCGGGCGGGCGTGGCGGCGGGCATGCCGATCGACCGGTTCGCGCCGCGGCTGAGCTTCTTCTGGGCCATCGGCATGAACTATTTCATGGAGGTGGCCAAGATGCGGGCCGGCCGCCTGCTGTGGGCCGAGGCGGTGCGGAAAGAGGGCGGGGTCGATCCGAAGTCGTTGAGCTTGCGCGCCCACTGCCAGACGTCGGGCTGGAGCCTGGCGGCGCAGGACGTGTTCAACAATGTGCCGCGCACCATGGTCGAGGCCATGGCGGCGGCGGGCGGGCAGACGCAGAGCCTGCACACCAATGCGCTGGACGAGGCCCTGGCGCTTCCGACCGACTTCTCGGCCCGGATCGCGCGCAATACCCAGATCCTGCTGCAGTCGGAGACGGGGCTGACCAAGGTCATCGATCCGTGGGGCGGCAGCTTCTATGTCGAGCGGCTGACCCACGAACTGGCCGAACGGGCGCGCGCCCACATGGCCGAGGTCGAGGCCCTGGGCGGCATGGCCAAGGCCATCGAGGCCGGCATCCCCAAGCTGAGGATCGAGGAGTCCGCCGCCAAGACCCAGGCCCGGATCGACACCGGCCAGCAGACGGTGGTGGGGGTGAACAAATATCTGAACCCCGTCGTCGACGATATTCCGATGCTGAAGGTCGACAATGCGGCGGTGCTGGCCGCCCAGATCGACAAGCTGAAACGGCTGAGGGCCGAGCGGGATCAGGCGGCGACCGATGCGGCGCTGGAGGCGCTGACGAACGGCGCGCGGGGCAGCGCCAATCTGCTGGAGCTGGCGGTGCAGGCGGCGCGGGCCAAGGCGACGGTGGGTGAAATCTCCGACGCGCTGGAGGCCGCCTTTGGGCGCCATGTGGCGACGGTCCAGACCGTGTCGGGCGTCTACGCCAAGGAGGCCGGCGCCGATCCCCGCTTCGCTCGCGCCCGCGAGATGGTGGCGACCTTCGTCGAGAATGACGGCGGGCCGCCGCGCATCCTGATCGCCAAGCTTGGCCAGGACGGGCACGACCGGGGCCAGAAGGTGGTCGCCACAGGCTATGGCGACCTGGGCTTCGACGTCACCGCTGGCGCCCTGTTCCAGACTCCGTCCGAGGCGGCGAAGGACGCGGTCGAGAAGGGGGTCCATGCGGTGGGGGCCTCGTCCCTGGCGGCGGGGCATTTGACGTTGGTTCCCGAGCTGAAGGCCGAGCTGGAGAAGTTGGGCCGGCCTGACATCATGATCGTGGTCGGGGGGGTGATCCCGCCGTCGGACGTCCAGCCCCTGCTCGATATGGGCGCCGCCGCCGTCTATCTGCCCGGGTCGGCCATCGCCGATACGGCGGTGGACCTGATCGAGAAGCTGAACCAGCGGCTGGGTTACGCTCAGCCCGCGCCTAAGGAGACCGCATGA
- a CDS encoding oxidoreductase, which yields MTSHAPIGVAVVGYGLAGQTFHAPLIAATPGLTLTAVVSSRPEAVHADLPDVAVLPNLDAALARDDIGLIVVATPDALHAEQSIAALKAGKSVVVDKPFAATLEQAEAVAAVAAEAPGVFSVFQNRRWDADFLTLRRLIDQGDLGEIAVFESHYDRFRPTVTDRWKDQRDGGVWADLGPHLIDQAVQLFGPPLAVYADLQAQRVGTTAIDYAHVLLRYDRLRVILNMSHLAAEASLRYVVHGTGGSFIKHGLDAQESQSKAGLRPGHPDWGLDPSPGVLTEQIDGQTLRTTPTPERGDYPAFYAAVRDAIRGEGPPPVPAAQALTVMRILDAGLRSAAEAREVSL from the coding sequence ATGACCTCACACGCACCCATCGGCGTCGCCGTCGTCGGCTACGGCCTGGCGGGCCAGACCTTCCACGCCCCCCTGATCGCCGCCACCCCCGGCCTAACCCTGACCGCCGTCGTCTCGTCCCGCCCTGAAGCCGTCCACGCCGACCTGCCGGACGTCGCGGTCCTGCCCAACCTGGACGCCGCCCTGGCCCGCGACGACATCGGCCTGATCGTCGTCGCCACCCCCGACGCCCTGCACGCCGAACAGTCCATCGCCGCGCTGAAGGCCGGCAAGTCGGTGGTGGTGGACAAGCCCTTCGCCGCCACGCTTGAGCAGGCCGAAGCCGTCGCCGCCGTCGCCGCCGAAGCGCCCGGCGTGTTCAGCGTCTTCCAGAACCGTCGCTGGGACGCCGACTTCCTGACCCTGCGCCGCCTGATCGACCAGGGCGACCTGGGCGAGATCGCCGTGTTCGAAAGCCACTACGACCGCTTCCGCCCCACCGTCACCGACCGCTGGAAGGACCAGCGCGACGGCGGCGTCTGGGCCGACCTGGGCCCGCACCTGATCGACCAGGCGGTGCAACTGTTCGGCCCGCCCCTGGCCGTCTACGCCGACCTCCAGGCCCAGCGGGTCGGCACCACGGCCATCGACTACGCCCACGTCCTGCTGCGCTACGACCGGCTGCGCGTCATCCTGAACATGAGCCACCTCGCCGCAGAGGCTTCGCTCCGCTACGTCGTCCACGGCACAGGCGGAAGCTTCATCAAGCACGGCCTCGACGCCCAGGAGAGCCAATCCAAAGCCGGGCTCCGCCCCGGCCACCCCGACTGGGGCCTGGACCCCTCGCCCGGCGTCCTGACCGAACAGATCGACGGCCAAACCCTCCGCACAACCCCCACGCCCGAACGCGGCGACTACCCCGCCTTCTACGCCGCCGTCCGCGACGCCATCCGGGGTGAAGGCCCGCCTCCCGTCCCCGCCGCCCAGGCCCTGACCGTCATGCGCATCCTCGACGCGGGTCTCCGCAGCGCCGCCGAGGCCCGCGAGGTTTCGCTCTAG
- a CDS encoding helix-turn-helix domain-containing protein, which produces MAEKLFLGAKLRKLREARGWTLEACAERLGLSPSYLSQIETNQRPATARVLIALTRAFHIDASLFDLEGDARLIADLREATTDIAGPVSGGAEPPTAAELKQAVANTPRLAHQFLALHQAFRQLDERVKALDDTLGRDELGARVALLPYEEVRDFFHYRDNYVDSLDTAAEALAAAVPQDGPIERALETLLADRHGVRTVYVAGQEALRRYDPANRVLTLDAWRPGATRSFQLAHQLALLSFRDLIETELDQAAFRTQAARDVARVGLANYAAGALLLPYRAFLEAARAEKHDIDRLRTRFQVSFEQVCHRLSTLQRPGWRGVPFYFARVDMAGNITKRHSATRFQFARFGGACPLWNVHEAFATPDRIGVQLAEMPDGSRYISIARSVSKPSGSYLANDRRYALSLGCEVEHAGSLVYAAGLDLNGPAARIGVSCRICERTDCTQRAFPPLDRALHVPENERGVVPYVLDGPRPDRY; this is translated from the coding sequence ATGGCTGAGAAGCTTTTCCTGGGCGCCAAGCTGCGCAAGCTGCGCGAGGCGCGCGGCTGGACGCTGGAGGCCTGCGCCGAGCGGCTGGGCCTGTCGCCCTCCTATCTGTCGCAGATCGAGACCAATCAGCGCCCGGCCACCGCCCGCGTCCTGATCGCCCTGACCCGCGCCTTCCACATCGACGCCAGCCTGTTCGATCTGGAGGGCGACGCCCGCCTGATCGCCGACCTGCGCGAGGCCACCACCGACATCGCCGGCCCGGTCAGCGGCGGGGCAGAGCCCCCGACGGCGGCCGAGCTGAAACAGGCCGTCGCCAACACCCCGCGCCTGGCCCATCAGTTCCTGGCCCTGCACCAGGCCTTCCGCCAGCTGGACGAGCGGGTGAAGGCGCTGGACGACACCCTGGGCCGCGACGAACTGGGCGCCCGCGTCGCCCTGCTGCCCTATGAGGAGGTGCGCGACTTCTTCCACTACCGCGACAACTACGTCGACAGCCTGGATACGGCGGCCGAGGCCCTGGCCGCGGCGGTCCCCCAGGACGGCCCGATCGAACGGGCGCTGGAGACCCTGCTGGCCGACCGGCACGGGGTCCGCACCGTCTATGTCGCGGGTCAGGAGGCCCTGCGCCGCTATGATCCGGCCAACCGGGTGCTGACCCTGGACGCCTGGCGGCCCGGCGCCACCCGCTCCTTCCAGCTGGCCCACCAGTTGGCCCTGTTGTCCTTCCGCGACCTGATCGAGACCGAACTGGACCAGGCCGCCTTCCGCACCCAGGCCGCGCGCGACGTGGCCCGCGTCGGCCTGGCCAACTACGCCGCCGGCGCGCTGCTTCTGCCCTACCGCGCCTTCCTGGAGGCCGCGCGGGCGGAGAAGCACGACATCGACCGGCTGCGCACCCGGTTCCAGGTCAGTTTCGAACAGGTCTGCCACCGGCTGTCGACCCTGCAACGGCCCGGCTGGCGCGGCGTGCCCTTCTATTTCGCCCGCGTCGACATGGCCGGCAACATCACCAAACGCCACAGCGCCACCCGTTTCCAGTTCGCCCGCTTCGGCGGCGCCTGCCCCCTGTGGAACGTGCACGAAGCCTTCGCCACGCCCGACCGGATCGGGGTGCAACTGGCCGAGATGCCCGACGGCTCGCGCTACATCTCCATCGCCCGCAGCGTGTCCAAGCCCAGCGGCTCCTACCTGGCCAACGACCGCCGCTACGCCCTGTCCCTGGGCTGCGAGGTCGAGCACGCCGGGTCTCTGGTCTATGCCGCCGGCCTGGACCTGAACGGCCCCGCCGCCCGGATCGGCGTCAGCTGCCGCATCTGCGAGCGCACCGACTGCACCCAGCGCGCCTTCCCCCCCCTGGACCGCGCCCTTCACGTCCCCGAGAACGAGCGCGGCGTGGTGCCCTATGTGCTGGATGGCCCGCGCCCGGACCGCTATTGA
- a CDS encoding BlaI/MecI/CopY family transcriptional regulator, which yields MIESLPRREREVFETLCRLERGSAAAVRNALSDPISDSAVRTLLSRLEAKGLIERAPGPDGYVYSPVQRTEAVAAGALQRMIDTFFAGSAASAATALLGLGQKLTPQEAAALERIIDESVERES from the coding sequence ATGATCGAATCCCTGCCCCGCCGCGAACGCGAGGTCTTCGAGACCCTGTGTCGGCTCGAGAGGGGCTCAGCCGCCGCCGTCCGCAACGCTCTGTCCGACCCGATCAGCGACTCCGCCGTCCGCACCCTGCTGTCGCGGCTGGAGGCCAAGGGTCTGATCGAACGCGCCCCTGGCCCCGACGGCTATGTCTACAGCCCGGTCCAGCGCACCGAGGCGGTCGCCGCCGGCGCCCTGCAACGGATGATCGACACCTTCTTCGCCGGCTCGGCCGCCAGCGCCGCCACCGCCCTGCTGGGCCTGGGCCAGAAGCTGACGCCGCAAGAGGCCGCCGCCCTCGAACGCATCATCGACGAATCCGTGGAGCGCGAGTCGTGA
- a CDS encoding methylmalonyl-CoA mutase family protein has translation MSFPIPTPLEWREAAQKALKDRPIEALMSLDADQLVTRPLYAGATGVQPIFAPRPSDSEGRAWDLRTLVEGDDPEAVNEAVLTDLENGAASVVLKGRVLADSAPLGRALEGVALELAPVALEAGIDGPDAANALAVVAKGSPRAKLRFHMDVISAFAEAGGAPRSVEEHLSLAANTAARHAGAYPDATFFLAGGRVAHEAGGSAAQELAFAASSVVAHAKAAVDAGMSVEAALRGTVVGLSVDAEYFDSLAKLRAMRLIWAALTRGFGVEAPAVIEARSSRRMLAARDPWPNLLRLTAAGFAGAVGGADVVVLDGFTRATGRSDAFARRQARNTQLVLMEEANLGRVDDPAAGSWYLDARTRDLAEAGWAEFQMIEAEGGLVEALKGSVIQPRIARARALREAALANGAAQIIGVTKYVDADVRPAPVEAADAAPSPVERVCEPLTPIRFAAAFEEAAQ, from the coding sequence ATGAGCTTCCCCATCCCCACCCCCCTCGAATGGCGCGAGGCGGCCCAGAAGGCGTTGAAGGATCGGCCGATTGAGGCGTTGATGTCCCTCGACGCGGACCAGCTGGTCACGCGGCCGCTGTACGCCGGGGCGACGGGCGTTCAGCCGATCTTCGCCCCGCGTCCGTCCGATTCCGAAGGCCGGGCCTGGGATCTGCGGACCCTGGTCGAGGGGGATGATCCCGAGGCGGTCAATGAAGCCGTGCTGACCGATCTGGAGAACGGGGCCGCCTCGGTGGTGCTGAAGGGGCGGGTGCTGGCGGATTCAGCGCCGCTGGGTCGAGCGCTGGAAGGCGTCGCTCTGGAGCTGGCGCCGGTCGCGCTGGAGGCCGGGATCGACGGGCCGGATGCGGCCAACGCCCTGGCCGTCGTGGCCAAGGGCTCGCCGCGCGCCAAGCTGAGGTTCCACATGGACGTGATTTCGGCCTTCGCCGAGGCGGGCGGGGCGCCGCGTTCGGTGGAAGAGCATCTGAGCCTGGCGGCCAATACGGCGGCGCGCCATGCGGGGGCCTATCCCGACGCGACCTTCTTCCTGGCCGGCGGGCGCGTGGCGCACGAGGCGGGGGGATCGGCGGCGCAGGAGCTGGCCTTTGCGGCCTCAAGCGTCGTGGCCCATGCGAAGGCGGCTGTGGACGCCGGGATGTCGGTCGAGGCGGCCTTGCGCGGCACGGTCGTCGGCCTGTCGGTCGATGCGGAATATTTCGACAGCCTGGCCAAACTCAGGGCCATGCGGCTGATCTGGGCGGCGTTGACGCGAGGGTTTGGCGTTGAAGCGCCGGCGGTGATCGAGGCGCGGTCGTCGCGGCGGATGCTGGCGGCGCGCGACCCCTGGCCCAATCTGCTGCGGCTCACGGCGGCGGGGTTTGCGGGCGCCGTGGGGGGCGCGGACGTGGTGGTGCTGGACGGTTTCACCCGCGCGACCGGACGGTCCGACGCCTTCGCCAGGCGGCAGGCGAGGAACACCCAGCTGGTGCTGATGGAGGAGGCCAATCTGGGCCGGGTCGACGATCCGGCGGCGGGCAGCTGGTATCTGGACGCCCGGACGCGGGATCTGGCCGAGGCCGGCTGGGCCGAGTTCCAGATGATCGAGGCCGAGGGCGGTTTGGTCGAGGCCCTGAAGGGGTCGGTGATCCAGCCCCGCATCGCTCGCGCCCGCGCTTTGCGTGAGGCGGCGTTGGCGAACGGCGCAGCCCAGATCATCGGGGTGACGAAATATGTGGACGCGGACGTGCGGCCGGCGCCGGTCGAAGCGGCTGACGCGGCGCCGTCGCCGGTCGAGCGGGTCTGCGAACCCCTGACGCCGATCCGATTTGCGGCGGCCTTCGAGGAGGCGGCTCAATGA
- a CDS encoding DUF2199 domain-containing protein: protein MASFICATCGKVHNGLAALTFHAPAPYDWATPEERAGDWVLQSDFCRFKDVDFYVRCVLVLPIIGSDQTLEFGAWSTLSKTNIDRYWDTFEDADQSKLGVMFGYFANAIPGYPQTTALMCDVVPQDDRQRPLIKLHEADHPLVHHQRNGISFDEAMAYYHAHMAQH, encoded by the coding sequence ATGGCGTCTTTTATTTGTGCGACGTGCGGGAAGGTCCACAACGGTCTTGCCGCTCTCACTTTCCATGCGCCCGCGCCTTATGACTGGGCGACACCCGAGGAACGCGCGGGAGACTGGGTTCTTCAGAGTGACTTCTGTCGGTTTAAAGACGTGGATTTCTACGTTCGCTGCGTTCTTGTTCTGCCCATAATCGGCAGCGATCAAACTTTGGAGTTTGGCGCCTGGTCCACGCTCAGCAAAACCAATATCGACCGCTATTGGGACACCTTCGAGGATGCCGACCAGTCGAAGCTTGGAGTCATGTTCGGCTATTTCGCGAACGCGATACCGGGCTACCCGCAAACGACTGCACTGATGTGCGATGTCGTTCCGCAAGATGATCGGCAGCGCCCACTCATTAAACTGCACGAGGCCGACCATCCGCTGGTTCATCACCAACGAAACGGCATCAGCTTCGATGAAGCGATGGCCTACTATCACGCACATATGGCTCAGCACTGA
- a CDS encoding acyl-CoA carboxylase subunit beta: MTQAILEELERRRAAAKLGGGEKRIAAQHAKGKLTARERIDVLLDEGSFEETDMFVEHRSHDFGMETQRIPGDGVVTGRGTIGGRLVYVFSKDFTVFGGSLSGAHAAKIVKLQKMALTTGAPIIGLFDAGGARIQEGVESLAGYADIFLQNTLASGVIPQISVIMGPCAGGDVYSPAITDFIFMVKDTSYMYVTGPDVVKTVTNEVVSHEDLGGARVHAGKSGVADGAFENDLEALSEVRRLIGFLPLSNREKPPVRESYDEPERDEPSLDTLIPANPNQPYDMKELILKVVDEADFFEIGADFAKNIICGFGRLDGQTVGIVANQPQVLAGVLDIDSSRKAARFVRFCDAFDIALVTLVDVPGFMPGTKQEYGALIKHGAKLLFAYAEATVPKLTLITRKAYGGAYDVMSSKHLRGDVNYAWPTAEIAVMGAKGAVEIIFRKEAGDPAALAAREAEYKDRFANPFVAAGLGYIDDVIMPHGTRRRLVKALRTLKNKVQENPWKKHDNIPL, from the coding sequence ATGACTCAAGCCATCCTTGAAGAACTGGAGCGCCGTCGCGCCGCCGCCAAACTGGGCGGCGGGGAAAAGCGTATCGCCGCCCAGCACGCCAAGGGCAAGCTGACGGCGCGCGAACGCATCGACGTTCTGCTGGACGAGGGCTCCTTCGAGGAGACCGACATGTTCGTCGAGCACCGCAGCCACGACTTCGGGATGGAGACGCAGCGCATCCCCGGCGACGGGGTGGTGACGGGGCGCGGCACCATCGGCGGGCGGCTGGTCTATGTCTTCTCCAAGGATTTCACGGTGTTCGGCGGGAGCCTGTCGGGCGCCCATGCGGCCAAGATCGTCAAGTTGCAGAAGATGGCCCTGACGACCGGCGCGCCGATCATCGGCCTGTTCGACGCGGGCGGGGCGCGGATCCAGGAGGGGGTCGAGAGCCTGGCCGGTTACGCCGACATCTTCCTGCAGAACACCCTGGCCAGCGGCGTCATTCCCCAGATCAGCGTGATCATGGGGCCGTGCGCGGGGGGCGACGTCTATTCGCCGGCCATCACCGACTTCATCTTCATGGTGAAGGACACGAGCTACATGTACGTGACCGGCCCCGACGTGGTGAAGACGGTCACCAACGAGGTGGTCAGCCACGAGGACCTGGGCGGGGCGCGGGTCCATGCCGGCAAGTCGGGCGTGGCGGACGGGGCGTTCGAGAACGACCTGGAGGCCCTGTCGGAGGTGCGCCGCCTGATCGGCTTCCTGCCGCTGTCGAACCGCGAAAAGCCGCCGGTGCGCGAGAGCTATGACGAGCCCGAGCGGGACGAACCGTCGCTGGACACATTGATCCCGGCCAATCCGAACCAGCCCTATGACATGAAGGAGCTGATCCTGAAGGTGGTCGACGAGGCCGACTTCTTCGAGATCGGGGCCGACTTCGCCAAGAACATCATCTGCGGCTTCGGCCGGCTGGACGGCCAGACGGTCGGGATCGTCGCCAACCAGCCCCAGGTGCTGGCCGGGGTGCTGGACATCGATTCAAGCCGCAAGGCCGCGCGGTTCGTGCGCTTCTGCGACGCCTTCGACATTGCGCTGGTGACCCTGGTGGACGTGCCGGGCTTCATGCCGGGGACCAAGCAGGAGTATGGCGCCCTGATCAAACACGGGGCCAAGCTGCTGTTCGCCTATGCCGAGGCGACCGTGCCGAAACTGACCCTGATCACGCGCAAGGCCTATGGCGGCGCCTATGACGTGATGAGTTCGAAACACCTGCGCGGCGACGTCAACTACGCCTGGCCCACCGCCGAGATCGCGGTCATGGGCGCCAAGGGCGCGGTCGAGATCATCTTCCGCAAGGAGGCCGGCGACCCGGCGGCCCTGGCCGCGCGCGAGGCGGAGTACAAGGACCGGTTCGCCAATCCGTTCGTGGCGGCGGGCCTGGGCTATATCGACGACGTCATCATGCCGCACGGGACGCGGCGGCGGCTGGTGAAGGCGCTGCGGACGCTGAAGAACAAGGTCCAGGAGAACCCCTGGAAGAAGCACGACAATATTCCGCTTTAG